A genomic window from Streptomyces sp. 846.5 includes:
- a CDS encoding thiolase family protein → MMEAVVIGVGLHPFGRFAGKSAMDMGADAVRLALADAGVTWPQVQGGYIGSLEVANPDAIVDRLGLTGIPLRGVFNGCATAGTAVAMAARAIETGEHDLTIAIGMDKHPRGAFAADPSVAGIPAWYGQTGLFLTTHFFGMKINRYMHEHGISQETLATVAAKNFRNASGNEKAWRRTPLTVEQILASPVLNHPLRQFMYCGPDEGAAALVLCRADQAHKYTSTPVRVRATALRSRRFGAFEVQSPSLPVGERVESPTVDASRAAYELAGIGPEDVDVAQLQDTDAGSEIIHMAENGLCKDGEQERLIAEGATEIGGRLPVNTDGGLLGNGEPIGASGLRQIHEIVLQLRGVAGARQVPDTPRVGYTHLYGAPGVSAVTILST, encoded by the coding sequence GTGATGGAAGCCGTCGTCATCGGGGTCGGACTGCACCCCTTCGGCCGGTTCGCCGGGAAGTCGGCCATGGACATGGGCGCCGACGCGGTCCGGCTGGCCCTGGCCGACGCGGGCGTGACCTGGCCCCAGGTGCAGGGCGGCTACATCGGCAGCCTGGAGGTCGCCAACCCGGACGCCATCGTCGACCGGCTCGGCCTGACCGGCATCCCGCTGCGCGGGGTGTTCAACGGCTGCGCCACGGCGGGCACCGCGGTCGCCATGGCCGCCCGCGCGATCGAGACCGGGGAGCACGACCTGACGATCGCGATCGGCATGGACAAGCACCCGCGGGGCGCCTTCGCCGCCGACCCCTCCGTCGCCGGGATCCCCGCCTGGTACGGCCAGACCGGGCTCTTCCTGACCACGCACTTCTTCGGCATGAAGATCAACCGCTATATGCACGAGCACGGCATCTCGCAGGAGACCTTGGCAACGGTCGCCGCCAAGAACTTCCGCAACGCCTCCGGCAACGAGAAGGCCTGGCGGCGCACGCCCCTGACGGTGGAGCAGATCCTCGCCTCCCCGGTACTCAACCACCCACTGCGGCAGTTCATGTACTGCGGCCCCGACGAGGGCGCGGCCGCGCTGGTGCTGTGCCGCGCGGACCAGGCCCACAAGTACACCTCCACCCCGGTCCGGGTGCGTGCGACCGCCCTGCGCAGCCGCCGCTTCGGGGCGTTCGAGGTACAGAGCCCGTCGCTGCCGGTGGGGGAGCGGGTGGAGAGCCCCACGGTCGACGCCTCGCGCGCGGCGTACGAGCTGGCCGGGATCGGCCCCGAGGACGTCGACGTGGCGCAGCTCCAGGACACCGACGCCGGCTCGGAGATCATCCACATGGCCGAGAACGGGCTGTGCAAGGACGGCGAGCAGGAGCGGCTGATCGCCGAGGGCGCCACCGAGATCGGCGGCCGGCTGCCGGTGAACACGGATGGCGGCCTGCTCGGCAACGGCGAACCCATCGGCGCCTCCGGGCTGCGCCAGATCCACGAGATCGTCCTGCAACTGCGCGGCGTGGCCGGGGCCCGGCAGGTGCCGGACACGCCGCGCGTCGGCTACACCCACCTCTACGGCGCGCCCGGCGTCTCAGCGGTGACCATCCTGTCCACCTGA
- a CDS encoding acyl-CoA dehydrogenase family protein, translated as MDFGLTDEQEMVRTTARAFVADVCPPEKAKEWDEQSAVPHELFKGMADLGWFSLPFAEEEGGDGGGPLELILIAEELGRASFDVAMCYIGVLIPGITVFRWGSEAQRRFIREEVMTGHHRLAVGLSEPDSGSDAAALRTTAEDRGDHFVVRGQKAWCTGAGLPDTTIATYVRTGPREPKHGGISLLLVDPASEGVEVRRTPTLARHILGTNEVFLNDVVVPRENLVGPQDEGWKVMLSNIELEKVIITGGYLGAAQATLDEMLEYSRVRHAFGRPVGTFQALAHAMADLQTEIDSARLLAYRAAWLLAQGKPCTREGSMAKLKGSETYVAAARLGMQVCAGHGFSTESVMSFRYRESIVATISGGTSQIQRNGIARSMGLRSY; from the coding sequence ATGGACTTCGGTCTGACCGACGAGCAGGAGATGGTGCGGACCACCGCGCGCGCGTTCGTCGCGGACGTCTGCCCGCCCGAGAAGGCGAAGGAGTGGGACGAGCAGTCCGCGGTCCCGCACGAGCTGTTCAAGGGGATGGCCGACCTGGGCTGGTTCTCACTGCCGTTCGCCGAGGAGGAGGGAGGGGACGGCGGCGGTCCGCTGGAGCTGATCCTGATCGCCGAGGAGCTCGGGCGCGCCAGTTTCGACGTGGCCATGTGCTACATCGGCGTGCTGATCCCCGGCATCACCGTCTTCCGCTGGGGCAGCGAGGCCCAGCGCCGCTTCATCCGCGAGGAGGTGATGACGGGTCACCACCGCCTCGCGGTGGGCCTGAGCGAACCGGACAGCGGGTCCGACGCCGCGGCGCTGCGCACCACCGCCGAGGACCGCGGCGACCACTTCGTGGTGCGCGGCCAGAAGGCGTGGTGCACCGGCGCCGGCCTGCCGGACACCACCATCGCCACCTATGTGCGCACGGGCCCGCGCGAGCCGAAGCACGGAGGCATCAGCCTGCTGCTCGTCGACCCCGCGAGCGAGGGCGTCGAGGTGCGCCGGACGCCGACCCTGGCCCGGCACATCCTCGGCACCAACGAGGTCTTCCTCAACGACGTGGTGGTGCCCCGGGAGAACCTGGTCGGCCCGCAGGACGAGGGCTGGAAGGTCATGCTCTCCAACATCGAGCTGGAGAAGGTGATCATCACCGGCGGCTACCTGGGAGCCGCCCAGGCCACCCTGGACGAGATGCTGGAGTACTCGCGCGTCCGGCACGCCTTCGGGCGGCCCGTCGGCACTTTCCAGGCGCTCGCGCACGCGATGGCGGACCTGCAGACGGAGATCGACTCCGCGCGGCTGCTCGCCTACCGGGCCGCCTGGCTGCTGGCCCAGGGCAAGCCGTGCACCCGCGAGGGGTCGATGGCGAAGCTGAAGGGCTCGGAGACCTATGTGGCCGCCGCCCGGTTGGGTATGCAGGTCTGCGCGGGGCACGGCTTCTCCACGGAGAGCGTGATGAGTTTCCGCTACCGGGAGTCCATCGTGGCCACCATCTCCGGGGGCACCAGCCAGATCCAGCGCAACGGCATCGCCCGCAGCATGGGCCTGCGCAGCTACTGA
- a CDS encoding acyl-CoA dehydrogenase family protein: protein MEQDLQAFTAEVRAFLDRHAAKAPDRTAFTWGEGDDSMAYFSAETPEVERRRVQQARDWQRTRHQNGFGWITGPARYGGRDLTPIHDLLYDAVEAEYDVPDTGTLSVVGLGMIGPTILAHGREHIKDRWLPAMYRGDALACQLFSEPGAGSDLAGLETRAVRDGDGWIVNGQKVWTSVAHHSQIGLLLTRTDPDAPKHRGITAFLVPMDAPGVEVRPLRQMTGGADFNEVFLTDVRIPDDHRLGEVDGGWTVALTTLMNERATVGSEGSGPVAAALSPQRLAALMRATWTWDDRALRARLAELLVDAMATGHLNALASRKLRAGITPGPERSVSKLMYGRNLTRAAHFVADVLGPRAIADTGQWGTYAWSELLLATPALRILGGTEEIMKNILAERVLGLPKEPGVDTRSPFRELRRSGAGQGGTE, encoded by the coding sequence ATGGAGCAAGACCTGCAGGCCTTCACCGCCGAGGTGCGCGCGTTCCTGGACCGGCACGCCGCCAAGGCACCCGACCGCACCGCCTTCACCTGGGGCGAGGGCGACGACAGCATGGCCTACTTCAGCGCCGAGACGCCCGAGGTCGAGCGGCGTCGCGTGCAGCAGGCCAGGGACTGGCAGCGGACCCGCCACCAGAACGGCTTCGGCTGGATCACCGGCCCCGCCCGCTACGGCGGCCGGGACCTGACACCCATTCACGACCTGCTCTACGACGCGGTCGAAGCCGAGTACGACGTCCCCGACACCGGCACGCTCAGCGTGGTCGGGCTCGGCATGATCGGCCCGACGATCCTCGCCCACGGCCGGGAACACATCAAGGACCGCTGGCTGCCGGCGATGTACCGGGGCGACGCGCTCGCCTGCCAGCTGTTCAGCGAGCCCGGAGCGGGATCGGACCTGGCCGGCCTGGAGACGCGGGCCGTCCGTGACGGTGACGGCTGGATCGTCAACGGACAGAAGGTGTGGACCTCGGTCGCGCACCACAGCCAGATCGGCCTCCTGCTCACCCGCACCGACCCGGACGCGCCCAAGCACCGCGGAATCACGGCCTTCCTGGTGCCGATGGACGCCCCCGGCGTCGAGGTGCGGCCGCTGCGCCAGATGACCGGCGGCGCCGACTTCAACGAGGTCTTCCTCACCGACGTGCGGATCCCCGACGACCACCGCCTCGGCGAGGTCGACGGCGGCTGGACGGTCGCGCTGACCACTCTCATGAACGAGCGCGCCACCGTGGGCAGCGAGGGCTCGGGACCGGTCGCCGCGGCCCTGTCGCCGCAGCGGCTGGCGGCGCTCATGCGCGCGACCTGGACCTGGGACGACCGCGCACTGCGCGCCCGGCTGGCCGAGCTGCTGGTCGACGCGATGGCGACCGGGCACCTCAACGCGCTCGCCTCGCGCAAGCTGCGGGCCGGCATCACCCCCGGGCCGGAGAGGTCGGTGTCCAAGCTGATGTACGGCCGGAACCTCACCAGGGCGGCGCACTTCGTCGCCGACGTGCTGGGGCCGCGGGCGATCGCCGACACCGGCCAGTGGGGCACCTACGCCTGGTCGGAACTGCTGCTGGCCACCCCGGCCCTGCGCATCCTGGGCGGGACCGAAGAGATCATGAAGAACATCCTCGCGGAGCGGGTCCTCGGACTGCCGAAGGAACCGGGCGTCGACACCAGGTCGCCGTTCCGCGAGCTGCGCCGGTCCGGCGCCGGGCAGGGAGGAACGGAATGA
- a CDS encoding electron transfer flavoprotein subunit beta/FixA family protein: MKHVPDATADRGFHPDGTTDRESVDSLLSELDEYAVEQALKLVESGIDAEVTYLTVGPGDAKAALRKALAMGGDNAVHVSDDAIAGTDALGTSLILARAVERIGFDLVITGMASTDAAMGVVPAMLAERLGVPGVTYLDELAIEGAVVTGRREGDTATERITATLPAVVSVTDRTGEARYPSFKGIMAAKKKPLQALDLEDLGIGAEQVGLGAAWSAVDSATIRPARTRGQVVPDQGDGGTELAAFLAAQKFI, from the coding sequence GTGAAGCACGTGCCCGACGCCACCGCCGACCGCGGTTTCCATCCGGACGGCACCACCGACCGGGAGTCGGTCGACTCCCTGCTGTCCGAGCTGGACGAGTACGCGGTCGAGCAGGCCCTGAAGCTCGTCGAGTCGGGGATCGACGCGGAGGTCACCTATCTGACGGTCGGCCCCGGCGACGCGAAGGCCGCTCTGCGCAAGGCGCTGGCGATGGGCGGCGACAACGCCGTCCATGTCAGCGACGACGCCATCGCGGGCACCGACGCCCTCGGCACCTCGCTGATCCTGGCCAGGGCCGTCGAGCGGATCGGCTTCGACCTGGTCATCACCGGTATGGCATCCACCGACGCCGCGATGGGGGTGGTCCCGGCGATGCTCGCGGAACGCCTGGGCGTGCCGGGTGTCACCTATCTGGACGAGCTCGCGATCGAGGGCGCGGTGGTCACCGGCCGCCGCGAGGGCGACACCGCGACCGAGCGGATCACCGCGACCCTCCCGGCGGTGGTCTCGGTCACCGACCGCACCGGCGAGGCCCGCTACCCCTCGTTCAAGGGCATCATGGCGGCGAAGAAGAAGCCGCTGCAGGCGCTCGACCTGGAGGATCTGGGCATCGGGGCCGAGCAGGTCGGCCTCGGCGCCGCCTGGTCGGCCGTCGACAGCGCGACCATCCGCCCCGCACGCACCAGGGGGCAGGTCGTGCCGGACCAGGGCGACGGCGGCACGGAGCTGGCGGCCTTCCTCGCCGCCCAGAAGTTCATCTGA
- a CDS encoding acyl-CoA dehydrogenase family protein — MSVSTDSELEELRAAVRGFLDAKSSEEAVRKAMDSTPRFDPLVWTQLADQLRLPALTIPEEYGGDGFGLVELGVVLEEMGRVLLCAPFFSTVVLGVRTLLACGDHEARARWLPGIAAGRVTATLAAAEDSGSWDAAMVSTRAVPSGEGWTLTGRKSFVVDGTTADLILVVARTTAGPSLFAVDRGAPGLSAEPMDALDATRALARLNLEAVPARLVGGEGLAGRTMSQVLDTASVALGAEQAGGARRCLEASAEYARNRYQFGRPIGSFQAVKHMCADMLVQVELAEATAREAARLADEGGPEFPVAAATAHACCSRAFVFTALENIQVHGGIGFTWEHPAHLYFRRAKSSQLLFGGPAVYHERLLDRLGI, encoded by the coding sequence ATGAGCGTCAGCACGGACAGCGAACTGGAGGAGCTGCGGGCGGCCGTCCGCGGCTTCCTCGACGCGAAGTCCTCCGAGGAGGCCGTCCGCAAGGCCATGGACAGCACCCCGCGGTTCGACCCGCTGGTGTGGACTCAACTGGCCGACCAGCTGAGACTGCCGGCCCTGACGATTCCCGAGGAGTACGGCGGCGACGGCTTCGGGCTGGTCGAACTGGGCGTGGTCCTGGAGGAGATGGGCCGGGTCCTGCTGTGCGCACCGTTCTTCTCGACGGTCGTCCTCGGCGTCCGGACCCTGCTGGCCTGCGGCGACCACGAGGCCCGGGCCCGCTGGCTGCCGGGCATCGCGGCGGGACGCGTGACCGCGACGCTCGCCGCCGCCGAGGACAGCGGGTCCTGGGACGCCGCCATGGTCAGCACGCGCGCGGTCCCCAGCGGCGAGGGGTGGACGCTGACCGGCCGCAAGAGCTTCGTGGTCGACGGCACGACGGCCGACCTGATCCTGGTCGTGGCGCGGACCACGGCGGGACCGTCGCTGTTCGCGGTGGACCGCGGGGCTCCGGGGCTGTCGGCGGAGCCGATGGACGCCCTGGACGCCACCCGCGCGCTGGCCCGGCTGAACCTGGAAGCGGTGCCCGCGAGGCTGGTCGGCGGCGAGGGGCTCGCCGGGCGGACGATGTCCCAGGTCCTGGACACCGCCTCGGTGGCGCTCGGCGCGGAGCAGGCCGGCGGCGCCCGCAGATGCCTGGAGGCGAGCGCCGAGTACGCCCGCAACCGGTACCAGTTCGGGCGTCCGATCGGCTCGTTCCAGGCGGTGAAGCACATGTGCGCGGACATGCTGGTCCAGGTCGAACTGGCCGAGGCCACCGCCCGCGAGGCCGCGCGCCTGGCCGACGAGGGCGGGCCGGAGTTCCCCGTGGCGGCGGCCACCGCCCATGCGTGCTGTTCCAGGGCGTTCGTCTTCACCGCGCTGGAGAACATCCAGGTGCACGGCGGCATCGGCTTCACCTGGGAGCATCCGGCGCACCTGTACTTCCGCCGGGCCAAGTCCTCGCAACTGCTGTTCGGCGGCCCGGCCGTGTACCACGAGAGGCTGCTGGACCGGCTCGGCATCTGA
- a CDS encoding electron transfer flavoprotein subunit alpha/FixB family protein, which produces MGEILVLVGHVDGSVRKQTLELLTLARRIGEPTAVFLGSGAEAATEALGRFGARRILVVDAPEISDYLVGPAVDALAQIARSVGPAAILLPSTLDGRETAARLAVRLESGLITDAVDIEAGDRGPVTEQSVFAATYQVRAHVTKGIPVITVKPNAITPEPLPTAPEVEQVIVAFSAAATAVSVLSRTPRRKSDRPALTEADIVVSGGRGVNGAENFAVIERVADALGAAVGASRAAVDAGWYPHAHQVGQTGTQVSPQLYIAAGISGAIQHRAGMQTSRTIVAVNKDPEAPIFELVDHGVVGDLFQVLPQLEKEIARRRG; this is translated from the coding sequence ATGGGTGAGATCCTGGTACTTGTCGGCCATGTCGACGGGTCCGTGCGCAAGCAGACACTCGAACTGCTGACCCTGGCCCGCCGCATCGGCGAGCCCACAGCTGTGTTCCTGGGCAGCGGCGCCGAAGCCGCGACCGAGGCCCTCGGCCGCTTCGGCGCCCGCCGCATCCTCGTGGTGGACGCCCCCGAGATCAGCGACTACCTGGTCGGACCGGCCGTGGACGCCCTCGCGCAGATCGCGAGGAGCGTCGGTCCCGCGGCGATCCTGCTGCCCTCCACCCTGGACGGCAGGGAGACCGCCGCCCGCCTCGCGGTCCGGCTGGAGTCCGGACTGATCACCGACGCGGTCGACATCGAGGCCGGCGACCGCGGCCCGGTCACCGAGCAGTCGGTGTTCGCCGCGACCTACCAGGTCAGGGCCCATGTCACCAAGGGCATCCCGGTCATCACGGTCAAACCCAACGCCATCACTCCCGAACCGCTGCCGACCGCCCCGGAGGTGGAGCAGGTGATCGTGGCGTTCTCCGCTGCGGCGACCGCGGTCAGCGTGCTGTCGCGGACACCCCGGCGGAAGTCGGACCGGCCCGCGCTGACCGAGGCCGACATCGTCGTGTCCGGCGGCCGGGGCGTGAACGGCGCGGAGAACTTCGCCGTCATCGAACGCGTCGCCGACGCCCTCGGCGCCGCCGTTGGCGCCTCGCGCGCCGCGGTCGACGCCGGCTGGTACCCGCACGCCCACCAGGTGGGCCAGACCGGCACCCAGGTCTCCCCGCAGCTCTACATCGCGGCCGGGATCTCCGGGGCGATCCAGCACCGCGCCGGCATGCAGACCTCCAGGACCATCGTCGCCGTCAACAAGGACCCGGAGGCGCCGATCTTCGAGCTGGTCGACCACGGCGTCGTGGGCGACCTGTTCCAGGTCCTCCCGCAGCTCGAGAAGGAGATCGCCAGGCGCCGGGGCTGA
- a CDS encoding acyl-CoA dehydrogenase family protein → MDFAFDQEQEELRRTVRAFLEDTSPETEVRRLMETEQGFDRALWRRMGSELGLQGLAVPEEYGGAGCGLVEVGLVLQETGRALLCAPYFASAVLATTTLCRSADEDARKRLLPGLAAGELVGTLALTEDSARWDREGVGLTARQSDDGWRLSGHKTFVLDGASADLVLTVARTPDGIGVFCVDGDAAGLTRTPLPTLDPTRRQARLEYRDVLAEPLRTTGDGWQLVSEVLDRAAAALAAEQVGVADRALDMAVEYAKVRHQFGRPIGSFQAVKHLLADVLLELESARAAACFALLAADREDPDLPAVASLAKAFCSDACLLAASENIQVHGGIGFTWEHPAHLYLKRAKTSQLLLGDPAYHRELLARRIGV, encoded by the coding sequence GTGGACTTCGCGTTCGACCAGGAGCAGGAGGAACTGCGGCGCACCGTGCGTGCCTTCCTCGAGGACACCTCCCCGGAGACCGAAGTGCGGCGCCTGATGGAGACCGAGCAGGGTTTCGACCGCGCGCTGTGGCGGCGCATGGGCTCCGAGCTGGGCCTGCAGGGCCTCGCCGTCCCCGAGGAGTACGGCGGGGCAGGCTGCGGCCTGGTCGAGGTCGGCCTGGTGCTGCAGGAGACGGGCCGTGCGCTGCTGTGCGCGCCGTACTTCGCCTCCGCGGTCCTGGCCACCACGACCCTCTGCCGCTCGGCCGACGAGGACGCACGCAAGCGCCTGCTGCCGGGGCTCGCCGCCGGCGAGCTGGTCGGCACACTGGCCCTGACCGAGGACTCCGCACGCTGGGACCGGGAGGGAGTCGGGCTGACGGCACGGCAGTCCGACGACGGGTGGCGCCTGTCGGGCCACAAGACGTTCGTGCTCGACGGCGCCAGTGCGGACCTCGTCCTGACCGTGGCCCGCACCCCCGACGGCATCGGCGTCTTCTGCGTGGACGGCGACGCCGCCGGCCTGACCCGCACCCCCCTGCCCACGCTGGACCCGACCCGCCGTCAGGCCCGGCTGGAGTACCGGGACGTCCTGGCGGAGCCGCTGCGGACGACCGGCGACGGCTGGCAGCTGGTGTCCGAGGTCCTCGACCGGGCCGCCGCGGCGCTCGCGGCCGAGCAGGTCGGGGTGGCCGACCGCGCGCTCGACATGGCGGTGGAGTACGCGAAGGTCCGGCACCAGTTCGGGCGGCCCATCGGCTCGTTCCAGGCCGTCAAGCACCTGCTGGCCGACGTCCTGCTGGAGCTGGAGTCGGCTCGCGCCGCAGCCTGCTTCGCCCTGCTGGCGGCCGACCGCGAGGACCCGGACCTGCCGGCGGTGGCGAGCCTGGCCAAGGCCTTCTGCTCCGACGCCTGCCTGCTCGCGGCGTCGGAGAACATCCAGGTGCACGGCGGAATCGGCTTCACCTGGGAGCATCCCGCCCACCTCTACCTGAAGCGGGCCAAGACCTCGCAGCTGCTGCTGGGCGACCCCGCCTACCACCGGGAGCTGCTGGCCCGGCGGATCGGCGTCTGA
- a CDS encoding SDR family oxidoreductase: MSGAVCEGRVVVVTGAGNGIGRAHALAFAAQGAKVVVNDLGGSRDGAGTSVGPAQAVVDEIVAAGGEAVANTDDISAWSGADSLVRQAVETFGGLDVLVNNAGILRDRMIVSMTEQDWDSVVAVHLRGSLAVLHHAARYWRERAKAGHANQARVINTTSPSGLFGNPGQSNYGAAKAGIASLTVIAAAELARYGVTVNAIAPTALTRLTEDIEMMKQAAQAEDLSPEAISPLVVWLGSAASSEVTGRVFSVWGNRITVLEGWVNGPGVSGASRWSQEELSAVVPDLVAKAAPNADPTGERRG; the protein is encoded by the coding sequence ATGTCCGGAGCAGTGTGCGAGGGACGCGTCGTGGTCGTCACCGGAGCGGGCAACGGGATCGGCAGAGCACATGCGCTCGCGTTCGCGGCGCAGGGAGCCAAGGTCGTGGTGAACGATCTGGGTGGCTCCCGCGACGGCGCGGGAACCTCGGTCGGTCCGGCCCAGGCCGTCGTGGACGAGATCGTCGCGGCCGGTGGTGAGGCGGTGGCGAACACCGACGACATCTCGGCCTGGTCCGGCGCGGACAGCCTGGTCCGGCAGGCGGTGGAGACCTTCGGCGGCCTCGACGTCCTGGTCAACAACGCGGGAATCCTGCGGGACCGGATGATCGTCTCGATGACCGAGCAGGACTGGGACAGCGTGGTGGCCGTGCACCTTCGGGGCAGCCTGGCGGTGCTGCACCACGCGGCCCGGTACTGGCGCGAGCGCGCCAAGGCCGGCCATGCCAACCAGGCCAGAGTGATCAACACCACCTCTCCCTCGGGGCTGTTCGGCAATCCGGGACAGAGCAACTACGGGGCGGCGAAGGCCGGTATCGCGAGCCTGACCGTCATCGCGGCCGCCGAGCTGGCCCGCTACGGAGTGACGGTCAACGCCATCGCGCCCACCGCGCTGACCCGGCTGACCGAGGACATCGAGATGATGAAGCAGGCCGCCCAGGCCGAGGACCTCAGCCCGGAGGCGATCTCACCGCTGGTGGTCTGGCTGGGGTCGGCCGCGTCGAGCGAGGTCACCGGTCGCGTCTTCAGCGTGTGGGGCAACCGGATCACCGTGCTCGAGGGCTGGGTGAACGGGCCGGGCGTCTCGGGGGCGTCGCGGTGGTCGCAGGAGGAGCTGTCCGCCGTCGTACCGGACCTGGTGGCGAAGGCCGCGCCGAACGCGGACCCGACGGGCGAGCGCCGGGGTTGA
- a CDS encoding amidohydrolase family protein — protein sequence MTKIWANSGDSHVLEPDDLWLSRLPKRLAERAPRSERGEKYEVLYIDGERKDRQLNDFMDAMRPPGARDLGPRLLDLDQEGVWGQLAFPSMGFWHVMITDRELAREVVRSWNDWAHDEILQKNDRVITPACVSMADVDDAVAELERAAELGFQSVFLPTVTRPGEEYALDRWEPLWAAAERAGMVLGFHIGTGGDTVVYRGPGGAVVNYMETTYPGMRVVSHMVAGGALDRHPELKILIAEGGAGWVPAIGDRMDEGYRQHGMFVRPKLGRLPSEIINQQVYASFQHDRSAVDIVQATGYRNVMWGDDYPHLEGTYGHTQETLRSLFTGVPDEVRERITRGTFNELFTVPEQAPEQVTAV from the coding sequence ATGACGAAGATCTGGGCCAACTCGGGTGACTCGCACGTGCTGGAGCCCGACGACCTGTGGCTGTCCCGGCTGCCGAAACGGCTGGCCGAACGGGCGCCGAGGAGTGAGCGCGGCGAGAAGTACGAGGTGCTGTACATCGACGGCGAGCGGAAGGACCGCCAGCTGAACGACTTCATGGACGCCATGCGGCCGCCGGGCGCCCGCGACCTGGGCCCGCGGCTGCTGGACCTGGACCAGGAGGGCGTCTGGGGACAGCTGGCGTTCCCCTCGATGGGGTTCTGGCATGTGATGATCACGGACCGCGAGCTGGCCCGCGAGGTGGTCCGCAGCTGGAACGACTGGGCCCACGACGAGATCCTGCAGAAGAACGACCGGGTCATCACGCCCGCCTGCGTCTCGATGGCCGACGTGGACGACGCCGTCGCCGAGCTGGAACGCGCGGCGGAGCTCGGCTTCCAGTCGGTCTTCCTGCCGACCGTCACCCGCCCCGGCGAGGAGTACGCCCTGGACCGGTGGGAGCCGCTGTGGGCCGCCGCCGAGCGGGCCGGAATGGTGCTCGGCTTCCACATCGGCACCGGCGGGGACACCGTGGTCTACCGGGGCCCGGGCGGCGCGGTCGTCAACTACATGGAGACGACCTACCCCGGAATGCGGGTGGTGTCGCACATGGTCGCGGGAGGAGCCCTGGACCGGCACCCGGAGCTGAAGATCCTGATCGCCGAGGGCGGGGCCGGCTGGGTCCCCGCCATCGGCGACCGGATGGACGAGGGCTACCGGCAGCACGGCATGTTCGTCCGCCCGAAGCTGGGCCGGCTCCCGAGCGAGATCATCAACCAGCAGGTGTACGCCTCGTTCCAGCACGACCGCAGCGCGGTGGACATCGTGCAGGCCACCGGCTACCGCAACGTGATGTGGGGCGACGACTACCCGCACCTGGAGGGGACCTACGGGCACACCCAGGAGACCCTGCGGAGCCTGTTCACCGGCGTTCCGGACGAGGTGCGGGAACGCATCACCCGCGGCACCTTCAACGAGCTCTTCACCGTTCCGGAGCAGGCTCCGGAGCAGGTCACCGCGGTGTGA
- a CDS encoding OB-fold domain-containing protein — MAATRPVAEGLFTWPAPEPRLIAAECADCGLVSFPAAGHCVRCAGSESVPRLLADRGTLWTFTTQNFRPPSPPYDGSDTAETFRPYTVGYVELPGEVLVEARLTEPDPDRLTIGQAMRLAIVPYTVDPDGTEVLTFAFAPADAAEEA, encoded by the coding sequence ATGGCAGCAACCAGGCCGGTGGCCGAAGGCCTGTTCACCTGGCCGGCTCCGGAACCCCGGCTCATCGCGGCGGAGTGCGCCGACTGCGGGCTGGTCAGCTTCCCGGCCGCCGGGCACTGCGTGCGCTGCGCCGGTTCGGAGTCAGTCCCGCGGCTCCTGGCGGACCGCGGCACGCTGTGGACCTTCACCACCCAGAACTTCCGCCCGCCGTCGCCGCCCTACGACGGCAGCGACACCGCGGAGACCTTCCGCCCGTACACGGTGGGCTATGTCGAACTTCCCGGCGAGGTCCTGGTCGAGGCACGGCTGACCGAGCCCGACCCCGACCGGCTCACGATCGGGCAGGCGATGCGGCTGGCGATCGTGCCGTACACCGTGGACCCCGACGGCACCGAGGTCCTGACCTTCGCGTTCGCTCCGGCGGACGCCGCAGAGGAGGCGTGA